A region from the Natronoarchaeum mannanilyticum genome encodes:
- a CDS encoding sulfite exporter TauE/SafE family protein: MLVFAAPVVFIGLVYFAAPTPANAGVDYWLEYWWLFPFFLLGATIVNTVGISGAALFVPFLIFVFPLFAEPLSSQTIVKIGLISESFGLSSSSIAFISYGLVDRRLSVAIVAGALPLVIGGALMSFFLPEPVFQLLLGGVLVLSAVLLFRLDLDHENPEPDGGDAPATAADGGTEGVLPDDADKLGVAGVAVDDGNVTRVDKNGNEYRYDRSGYLRRFGTYGFGGVFQGVAGFGIGEIGIVSMLTSSIPVRVAIGTNHIVVATTAIIASLTHVFGGGLVGHGGINLATTPWNMVVFTAPAAATGGQIAPYVADALDTTTLKLFVAGLFALISTALFVLGGQAFL; this comes from the coding sequence ATGCTGGTGTTCGCTGCGCCCGTGGTGTTCATCGGACTCGTGTACTTCGCGGCCCCCACGCCGGCGAACGCCGGCGTCGACTACTGGCTCGAGTACTGGTGGCTGTTCCCGTTTTTCCTGCTGGGCGCGACAATCGTGAACACGGTCGGGATCAGCGGCGCGGCGCTGTTCGTCCCGTTCCTGATCTTCGTGTTCCCGCTGTTCGCCGAGCCGCTTTCCTCCCAGACGATCGTAAAGATCGGCCTGATCAGCGAATCGTTCGGGCTCTCGAGTTCCTCGATCGCCTTCATCTCCTACGGGCTGGTCGATCGCAGGCTGTCGGTGGCGATCGTCGCCGGCGCGCTGCCGCTGGTGATCGGCGGCGCGCTCATGTCGTTTTTCCTGCCTGAACCGGTGTTTCAGCTGCTGCTCGGCGGCGTACTCGTGCTCTCGGCCGTCCTGCTGTTCCGGCTCGATCTCGATCACGAGAATCCAGAACCGGACGGCGGCGACGCCCCCGCGACCGCTGCCGACGGCGGAACCGAGGGCGTGCTCCCCGACGACGCCGACAAGCTCGGCGTCGCGGGCGTCGCGGTTGACGACGGGAACGTGACGCGCGTCGATAAGAACGGCAACGAGTACCGCTACGATCGGTCGGGGTATCTGCGGCGATTCGGGACCTACGGCTTCGGCGGCGTGTTCCAGGGCGTCGCCGGCTTCGGCATCGGCGAGATCGGCATCGTCTCGATGCTCACCTCGTCGATCCCGGTGCGGGTCGCCATCGGGACGAACCACATCGTCGTCGCCACCACCGCGATCATCGCGTCGCTCACGCACGTGTTCGGCGGCGGACTCGTCGGTCACGGCGGGATCAATCTGGCGACGACGCCGTGGAACATGGTCGTGTTCACCGCTCCGGCGGCCGCTACCGGCGGCCAGATCGCCCCGTACGTCGCCGACGCGCTCGACACGACCACGCTCAAGCTGTTCGTCGCCGGACTGTTCGCGCTGATCTCGACCGCGCTGTTCGTTCTCGGCGGGCAGGCGTTCCTCTGA